TTTCCAGTTGGGGCAATGCGCCGGAAGAATCCCCCACCCCGCGCACCACTGAGCTGGAATTAACCCAGCCTAACAGCAGCAGAATAGCGCCGCCTGACACTGGCGATGCTTCATTGGTTAATGAACCAGCCGTTCCCACTGCGCCTGCTCAAGAAAGCGTGACAGCTACAACCGAACGCCTCCCGGATAACACTGCCAATGAGGCAGCGTCTGCCCCAGCCAACGTCACTGCATCCAATAACCTGCGTAACTTACAAGCGCAAGCCGCTGATGCCATCCTGCAAGGCAAGCTGCTCAGTGACAACCCCAACACCCCAGCCGCGTTAGACTATTTGCGCAAAGCCACCGCGCTAGACCCCGACAACACCCAAACCCAAAGCCTGTTAACACAACTCATCAATCAGCAACACGCCGAAGCGGAAACCCTGTTAAACACCGACAAACTCGATGAAGCCAGCAAACTGTTGAGCACCGCTGACCGCCTGATCACCGAATTCACCCTCGCTGACAGCCTGAAACGCCAAGTCAGTCTGGAAGCTGCCGTCAGCCAAGCCCAACGCAAACAAGCCTTGGCAGCAGCGTCAGAACCCAACGCCGCTATTGCCACGCCGCCTGATAATGCTGAACCGGCTGCACCTGCCGCCGATACCGACAATGATACGGGCAATGACCAGCAATATTTAGCACGCGCCCAACAAGCCATTGACTATGGCAACTTAAGTCGCGGCGATGACCGCAGCGAAAGCGCGATTGCCTACCTAAACCCGCTGCTGGAAAAAGATCCCGACCACCCCGCCGCACGAACCCTATTGCAAAAAATCGTGGATGCCCAGCAGGAAGCCGCCAGCACCCACTTGCGCAAACGTGACACCGAAAAAGCACGCGAAGTGCTGAATGACAGCCAGGTGCTCATTGGCAAATACCAACTCGACAACCGTGTCGAAGCCCAAATTGCGCTGGAAAAACGTTACCGCGAAACCTTAGCGATGGGTGTTTTTACCCCCGGCACTGAACCCGCAGCCCCCGCCGTCGCGGTCAAACCAGAAAAACCGGCGGCAAAACCGGCTGAACCGACACCCGCTACGCCTGAAGCTGCCGCAACGCCTGTTGCTGTTGTCCCCCCAGAACAGGAGGGTGAAAACCCGGAAGCCGCTGAAGCCGCTGAAGCCGCTGCCGCTGCTGCCGCGAACTCAGCCCCCTTGGAAGTGCGGGTTTCCCCCGATATTCCGGTAAGCACGGGGGTAGACATTCCCGCAGACTTGGCGGTGACACCAGCGCCGATACCGGCAACCGAGCTGCCGCCGGTACAGCTTGATAACCCAGTGGCAGCCCCACAACCCGCGCCAGCCCCCAGCGTTACCTTTGAAGTGCCGGTCACTGATCCTGACAATACGGGCAACACCTTCACGTTGGATGTGCCGAATCTGATCGAAGTACCGTTGGATACGATTAGGGACAGCCTGCCACCTGCCGACAGATAAACGCTGACACTGGGCGACCATCGTCCAGTGTTTCCACCGTATCCAGCAGGATGTCCGTGTGCGCAAACACCTGTGCCAACTCCCCCGGTTTCAACAGGAAATTGGGGTTACGCGGGCTGCCGAACTGTTCTGCACCTTGCATAAAGGTCTGGTAAATCAGAATGCCGCCGGGTTTGAGCAAGCGTTGCAACCAAGGGAAGAGCGGGCGGTGTAAATAACGTGCCACCGTGATCAGCGCAAATTGCCCGTCAGCAAACTCACTAAACGGGTCTTGCCCGGTTTCCAAATCGCGTTGCAGGGTTGTCACCGTGACGTGTTGGCTGCTTGCCAGTTGTTGCGCCCGTTGCAATGCGCCGGGAATGTAGTCGATGCCGGTCATCTGCCAGCCATGCATGGTAAGGTACACCATATCCCGCCCTGCCCCACAGCCAATATCCAAGCCCTGCCCCGGCTGAATCTGGTAGGCGGGCATGAACTCCGTGACGAAACGCGCGATCAAGGGTGCGGGTTGCCACAAACGTTGTGATTGCGCACCGTTTTGCCATAAACCGGCGGCTTGTAAGCTTGCCGCTAGG
The window above is part of the Thiothrix winogradskyi genome. Proteins encoded here:
- a CDS encoding methyltransferase domain-containing protein is translated as MPLAHLDCRPFAAFCQGHHAHACSIPVDELPSRMHELPKTSEPLTVYANADTLQTANAFLTSKGYQVVQAIEWTLPLAASLQAAGLWQNGAQSQRLWQPAPLIARFVTEFMPAYQIQPGQGLDIGCGAGRDMVYLTMHGWQMTGIDYIPGALQRAQQLASSQHVTVTTLQRDLETGQDPFSEFADGQFALITVARYLHRPLFPWLQRLLKPGGILIYQTFMQGAEQFGSPRNPNFLLKPGELAQVFAHTDILLDTVETLDDGRPVSAFICRQVAGCP